TGCCTGTATCGCTGACATTCGGACAGTGATATCGTTTTTATTCGGACACCGTATCGGAAACATTCGGACACCATAGCGCTACTATTCGGACACCTTGAGTTAAGCGAAACTAACCTCTAAACTCCCCATAAAGTAAACAAAGGGGGAGTAAAAATGAAGAGGTTAGCTATGGCTATGGTAAAAGATGTTTTACGTTTAAGATTTCAAAATAAGTTATCGTATCGGGCAATTAGCCGTTCTTTAGGAGTTCCCAAATCAACGGTATTAGATTACTGTACACGTTTTCAAATAACGGGATTATCGATAGAAGAAGGGCTAAAGCTTTTGGATAATGAGCTTGAAGATAAGCTATTCCCAGAGCGTAAAGCAAAGTCAAGAAACAACCGTCCATTACCTGATTTTGCATACATAGCTGAAGAGATACGCAAAAAAGGTGTCACATGGTTACTATTATGGCAGGAATACAAAGAAAGACATCCGGAAGGTTACAACTATACTCAGTTTAAGAAATATTGCCAAGATTATATTCAAAGACTATCCCCTACAATGCGTCAGATATATTATGCTGGGGAGACGATGTTTGTTGATTATTCAGGATTAACGATGAATATGGTTGATGTAAGTACAGGAGAGGAGAAAGCAGTTCAAATATTTGTAGCAGTACTTGGAGCCTCGGGTGCGGTATTTGTTCATGCGACTCCTAATCAAAAGCAGTCTTCGTTTATATTGTCTCATACGTTGGCTTTTGAATATTTTGGAGGAGTTCCGAGACAAATAATTCCTGATAATTTAAAATCAGCAGTAATAAAGAATACTCGAGAAACCCTTGAATTGAATTCCAGCTATTTAGATATGGCAAGATATTACAATACAGTAATAATTCCAGCTAGACCTAACCATCCAAAGGATAAAGCGAAAGTGGAGCAGGCAGTTCAGGGGATACAGCGCTGGATATTAGCCAAATTGAGGAATAGGGTGTTTTACGGAGTAGAAGAGATAAATGCTGTTATAAAGCCTCTTATGGAGCAATACAATGAAAAAAAGATAAGGGGTATAGGTAAGAGTAGGTTTGAGCTGTTAGAGGAGTTAGAGCGTCAAGAATTGCTACCATTACCTAAGAAGCGTTACCAATATAGAGAGCACTTATTACGAACGGTTCATTTAGATTATCATGTGGAAGTTGCAGGTAATTATTATTCTGTTCCTTATCAATATATAAAATCAAAGGTTGATGTATGGTATTCCAACACTACCGTAGAAATATTTTTCAAAGGTAAATTAATAGCAGTTCATCCCAGGTTATTTATTAAAGGTCAAGCTTCTACTTTGGATGAACATATGCCACCTAACCACGTATTGAGTAAAGAAAGATGGAGTCCAAAAAGAATATTTTTTTGGGCATCTAAAATAGGCTTAAATACGACTAAGTTGATGAAAATGATAATGGAATCAAGGAATCACCCTGTAAATGCTTATAGAACCTGTATTGCGATATTAAAATTATCCGATGAATACTCTGCAAAGGAATTGGAATTAAGCTGTCAAAAAGCGATTTCAATAGGAGCGTTTACAGTAAAAAGCGTAAAAACTATCTTGAAGACCAAATCTTATCAGCAAAGACCGAAAAAAGATATCACCCCTTTAAATAAGCATGAGAATATAAGGGGTAAACAATACTACAAGGAAGAGAAGGAGGAAAAGTAATGGAACTTGATAATCTTTTATCACAATTAAGTTTAAAAGGGTTTAGTGCTGCACTTACCAAACAACAAGAAAACCCAGTTTACAACGAAATGCCCTTTGAAGAAAGATTAATTCAGTTACTTCAAGCCGAACTATCGGAAAGGCTGAATCGAAAGATTAAAAGAAACTTGGCTGCCGCAAAACTGAAAGAGAAGATGGCAAGGGTGGAAGATATCGATTACGGTATTCAACGGGGATTGAATAAAAGTATAATGACTTCTCTGATAGGAGGTGATTATTTGAGAAGAAAACAGAACATAATTATTACTGGGCCTACTGGTACGGGGAAGAGCTATATAGCTCAAGCACTGGCAAACAGAGCAATTCTTGATGGTTATACTGCGAGATATTACAGGGTTCCCAGATTAATGGAAGAATTAAAACTGGCAAGGTTAGAAGGTGATTATATAAAAATGCTTTCCCGTCTTGCAAGGTTTAATCTTCTCATTTTAGATGATTTTGGTATCAGTGCGTTTGAGGCTGATGAAGCTAATGATTTATTAGAAGTAATAGAGGATAGAGTTGGCGTGAATTCAACAATAGTTACTTCTCAATTACCAATTGATAACTGGTATGATTGTCTAAAGAATGCCACTGTGGCAGATGCAATACTTGACAGATTGGTACATAGCAGTCATAAGATAAAACTTAGCGGAGAAAGTGTTAGAAAACTGAAATCAGAGGAGAATATAGTTTAGTGATACTAAAAAATACCGTGAGGTTAGTTTTGCATAGAAGGGGTCTTAAAATTAGTGTCTAAAGTGTCCGAATGATAGCGATACGGGTGTCCGAATAAAGCGATACGGGCATTCCAAGAATATAAGAAATCCTTTCAATGGTGTCCTTACTTAAGTTTCCTTGAAGATTTTTTTTCCATTCATAAAATGTTGATTTTGACGTTAGCCCGAGTAAAACCATCTGGTCTTTATACGATTTAATTCCCCATTTCTCGCAAATATTAAAAAAAGCCTTTAATGCAAAATGATTTAACTTTTTGGTATCAATATCTTCAGGTAAAAGAGTTTTATCATTAACCAACATAGTAACCTCCTACTTAATTAATGTAGTCCATATAGATAAATTTCAATAAATATTCCAAATATAGAAAAACTATTGAACTTTATATTCAAAACCCTATATTGTGTAATAGGGGTGGGAATAAGAGGGTGAGGTGAACTATGATGAATAAAAAGACTTTTCAAGAGTTAAAAAAGCAGAATGAGCTGTTAAAAAAAGAAATTCAAATATTAAAAAATCAACCCGAAGAATTTGCAGAAGAAATTATAGATAGAGGTGTTAATTTATATTTTTCCTACAATGTATTGATTCCTTTAGCTGTAGTGTTATTGATGATTCTTGCACCCATTATATTTCCAGTAATGTGGGTGAGTTTTTATTTTTTTGCTGGAATAGGCGCTTTAATTGTTTTGGTGTTTATAATTTTTTATATTTGTAAGCCTCTGTTTTTATTATTCAAATTATTGAGAGATAAAATATAAAAGCCCCTATCAAAAGGGGCTTTTTCATTGTATCCATTTAGGTTTAAAGTCTGGTTTAATTGAAGGATTATGATAACCGGTATCAAGTTGATTTGATCTATTAATAAGTCCGATAACTTTGATATTTCCTTTTTCATCTTTGGCAAATACCATATTATTGACTAAAGATTGAGTTACATAACCTTTTTTACCAAAATAGTTTGAATATACTTTGAAACCGTCATCAGTCTTTTCTACAAAAAAACTATTAGGGTCAAAGGTATCAGTTTTTGTAATTATATTTTTAGGATTTATAGCCTTTCCTGAACTATCAAAGTAAGAGGAATTTCCTGTTTTAATAGATTTTGCAGGCATAATATCATCTATTTTATCGCTCAAACCAGGGATTTTTTCATAAATATTCCGTAATTTGTCTATTTCTTTATCTGAAAGCAACTTATCAGTTTTCAAACCCATAGTTGCTAATTCTCCTCTTACTCCAAAGGCTGCCAAAGCGTAAGCACGAGACAAACCAAAATCATGCATGTTACTATTTAATTGTTTCTCGGTTAGATAACCTTCTCTCAATCCACTATATAATTCTTTAGCATAATGTTTGATTGCGGTCATTCTTGGATCACTGCCTCTTAATGCAGCTTCACTTATGCCAAGCTCTTTAGCCATATCCCTTAACAACATATAATAACCTTCATTATAACTAGCCTCAAAATATTTTTTATTAGCGAAAATTTGTCCAAGTTTTTCTGGTGTAATTCC
The sequence above is drawn from the Deferribacter autotrophicus genome and encodes:
- a CDS encoding antitoxin Xre-like helix-turn-helix domain-containing protein is translated as MLVNDKTLLPEDIDTKKLNHFALKAFFNICEKWGIKSYKDQMVLLGLTSKSTFYEWKKNLQGNLSKDTIERISYILGMPVSLYSDTRIAIIRTL
- the istA gene encoding IS21 family transposase; this encodes MKRLAMAMVKDVLRLRFQNKLSYRAISRSLGVPKSTVLDYCTRFQITGLSIEEGLKLLDNELEDKLFPERKAKSRNNRPLPDFAYIAEEIRKKGVTWLLLWQEYKERHPEGYNYTQFKKYCQDYIQRLSPTMRQIYYAGETMFVDYSGLTMNMVDVSTGEEKAVQIFVAVLGASGAVFVHATPNQKQSSFILSHTLAFEYFGGVPRQIIPDNLKSAVIKNTRETLELNSSYLDMARYYNTVIIPARPNHPKDKAKVEQAVQGIQRWILAKLRNRVFYGVEEINAVIKPLMEQYNEKKIRGIGKSRFELLEELERQELLPLPKKRYQYREHLLRTVHLDYHVEVAGNYYSVPYQYIKSKVDVWYSNTTVEIFFKGKLIAVHPRLFIKGQASTLDEHMPPNHVLSKERWSPKRIFFWASKIGLNTTKLMKMIMESRNHPVNAYRTCIAILKLSDEYSAKELELSCQKAISIGAFTVKSVKTILKTKSYQQRPKKDITPLNKHENIRGKQYYKEEKEEK
- the istB gene encoding IS21-like element helper ATPase IstB — protein: MELDNLLSQLSLKGFSAALTKQQENPVYNEMPFEERLIQLLQAELSERLNRKIKRNLAAAKLKEKMARVEDIDYGIQRGLNKSIMTSLIGGDYLRRKQNIIITGPTGTGKSYIAQALANRAILDGYTARYYRVPRLMEELKLARLEGDYIKMLSRLARFNLLILDDFGISAFEADEANDLLEVIEDRVGVNSTIVTSQLPIDNWYDCLKNATVADAILDRLVHSSHKIKLSGESVRKLKSEENIV